One Lycium ferocissimum isolate CSIRO_LF1 unplaced genomic scaffold, AGI_CSIRO_Lferr_CH_V1 ctg638, whole genome shotgun sequence DNA window includes the following coding sequences:
- the LOC132045248 gene encoding uncharacterized protein LOC132045248 isoform X2 produces the protein MAKDAGSGSKNKDNGSNNSKNKLVSKGSSSRDMGKTDRSTRSSVKETSSKQIDISSASKRKSERLEKRTPSSMSPAKRKSGGLQQQNTPSPLRRSERCSTSSRSLGSESNSSSIKEEKREKIVKKLTMESESVSTSKKNITAPGDLKRKRMDGRTFRLSFKKQKKGGTASDACKDDDTDGEHGSRSQSSQLNEADLVEPEERRMLCNEQKTLHIHLKAEIAKLFGVIKVSEVIKHTAEKFLEYIMENHHVNREPETILQAFQISLSWTAASILKEKIDKDDIFLLVKQQLQFRCTKEEANNVYLKMRSLKKKFLRKLDQNGNASSSSRYSISPFKSVGEEPYKGSVSQAVKTDIIDRLQDKELGGEGSVTPTEKLRDKVIKEVQRGHGKRISMLEQEEQEKIEEFHKIWEKKKEVLEKECRLEIAVLRAIHGETAATNDRQKALEITFAKKIEEHTCLKDQQLKELEAKYSAMRNEENLNVSDSIPKTVIPVCGLYVELHGPGNAVSGLRGDMEASDAPASSPDVCHVLPVQTTNVLAASVSEEQAEITSMGRAAVSAVKQSYEAGNSGGNEEEIACKVPLPPKEHTGEVALDKRSRDCLEIAEVAPNEAVGPDKTSEVNNTIKELVTENNMLENSSVGNQRDEVNSIDGNQRTPEELPPDLPCVAAVPSSDDASSLPQTPVNLDECSRSSEDLGTHDNNMPLSENQIGTQTEAILAGSFEKQLTVGDGVPIATHHTHRECGPQTHDERNSIPISGSSPAEPLHQAVSPAGENLEPCASVLADIRVTSNQPILPEVSRVHPQSISDPRACSRKTQTVFPVVQGSAELPSQANFAFIQGSSNMPVRPAHQMATQNLAFPFQADPLHMEWERIHKEKEQVTKGLEDMKLHLRSECKKEIEEVIAPIRQKYEVKLLEAEAAYVLKKKELDMNQHKILMNKALADSFRFTCMDANFPGFPGLQQVAPPGYMQHLHQVRQQQSLRSSPIGASSSARQPGGAQQTSVSTSSVANRSVHSGETTSRSASVAVSSLSSQPAAVIRSTTFSAGTVTRPPFISAITPSRGNHRLGGEVRAPAPHLQRFKGPASIPVSSSSILPNGMPGHPRPVYVTASSPSLPQLASLQSTLQNQVQLPIVQQVPVNLSNSGNMSLDHGRGGLPAIQNPSLSARELLQAMENRSHAHRPSFMPPLPDVGCNFGSLDLSDFHSMGSVQRGSLSSETATNTVSSIVCESEIYVHLRRKNISQVPVRKKKKQKGITDKIVALQKLVSPHGNVGTASVLRETYNSIKALKDQIQDLCNTGSNSSSLFRSQNSRVEEIDVQRRDFCLVPVSLVQKLTDKDVYDHENRSL, from the exons ATGGCTAAGGATGCTGGATCTGGGAGCAAAAATAAGGATAACGGCAGtaataactcaaagaacaaaCTGGTTAGTAAAGGATCATCAAGTCGTGACATGGGAAAGACAGATAGATCCACAAGGTCCTCAGTTAAGGAAACCTCATCGAAACAAATTGATATAAGCTCTGCAAGTAAAAGGAAGTCTGAGCGCCTTGAGAAGCGGACCCCATCCTCCATGTCTCCTGCCAAGAGGAAGTCTGGGGGACTTCAACAGCAGAATACTCCGAGCCCTTTAAGAAGGTCTGAAAGGTGCTCTACTTCATCAAGGTCCTTAGGCAGCGAATCCAATTCTTCTAGTATAAAGGAGGAGAAACGAGAGAAGATTGTGAAGAAGCTGACAATGGAATCTGAAAGTGTTAGCACTAGCAAGAAGAATATCACAGCACCTGGtgatttaaaaaggaaaagaatggaTGGCAGAACTTTCAGGTTATCattcaaaaaacaaaagaaaggagGTACTGCATCA GATGCTTGTAAAGATGATGATACTGATGGGGAGCATGGTTCTAGATCTCAATCTAGTCAGTTGAATGAAGCAGACCTGGTTGAGcctgaagaaagaagaatgctGTGCAATGAGCAGAAAACCCTCCATATCCATCTGAAAGCTGAGATAGCAAAACTTTTTGGAGTGATAAAAGTTTCG GAAGTTATCAAACATACAGCGGAAAAGTTTCTGGAATATATTATGGAGAATCATCATGTTAATAGGGAACCTGAAACTATTTTACAGGCTTTCCAAATATCTCTG TCTTGGACCGCAGCTTCAATCTTAAAGGAAAAGATTGACAAAGACGATATATTCTTGCTCGTAAAACAGCAGTTACAGTTCAGATGCACTAAAGAAGAGGCAAATAATGTATATCTGAAGATGCGTTCCTTAAAGAAGAAGTTTTTGCGGAAATTGGATCAAAATGGTAATGCTTCAAGCTCTTCAAGATATTCTATATCACCATTCAAATCTGTTGGAGAAGAACCATATAAGGGAAGCGTATCACAAGCTGTGAAAACTGATATCATAGACAGGTTACAAGATAAAGAGTTAGGTGGAGAAGGCAGTGTGACTCCTACAGAAAAACTTAGGGATAAGGTCATTAAGGAGGTTCAGCGTGGACATGGCAAACGAATATCCATGCTGGAACAAGAGGAACAGGAGAAAATTGAGGAGTTCCATAAAATCTgggagaagaaaaaagaagtgcTAGAGAAGGAGTGCAGACTGGAGATAGCTGTTCTCCGCGCTATACATGGTGAGACTGCAGCAACAAATGATAGACAAAAAGCATTAGAAATTACGTTTgcaaagaaaattgaagagcaCACATGCCTAAAGGACCAGCAACTGAAAGAGCTTGAGGCTAAGTACTCTGCTATGAGGAATGAGGAAAATTTAAATGTCTCTGACAGTATTCCTAAGACTGTTATCCCTGTGTGCGGACTTTATGTTGAGTTACATGGTCCAGGAAATGCTGTATCCGGGTTGCGGGGTGACATGGAAGCATCTGATGCACCTGCATCTTCTCCAGATGTGTGCCATGTTCTTCCTGTTCAAACTACTAATGTTTTAGCAGCTTCAGTTTCAGAAGAGCAAGCTGAGATCACATCTATGGGGAGAGCAGCAGTTTCTGCAGTTAAGCAGTCCTATGAAGCAGGTAATTCAGGTGGCAATGAAGAGGAAATAGCATGCAAGGTTCCTCTGCCTCCCAAAGAACATACTGGTGAAGTTGCATTGGACAAGAGAAGTAGAGACTGTTTGGAAATAGCTGAAGTTGCCCCTAATGAAGCTGTTGGACCTGATAAAACTTCTGAAGTAAATAACACTATTAAAGAATTGGTTACAGAAAATAATATGCTGGAAAATAGTTCTGTTGGAAACCAGAGAGACGAAGTTAATTCCATTGACGGAAACCAAAGAACTCCAGAGGAATTGCCACCAGACTTGCCTTGTGTAGCAGCAGTCCCTTCTTCAGATGATGCTAGTTCTTTGCCGCAAACTCCA GTAAACTTAGATGAATGTTCCCGGTCTTCAGAAGATCTTGGAACACATGATAACAATATGCCACTTAGTGAAAACCAGATTGGAACACAAACTGAAGCAATTTTAGCTGGCAGTTTTGAGAAACAGCTCACAGTAGGTGATGGTGTTCCCATTGCCACTCACCATACTCACAGGGAGTGTGGACCTCAAACCCATGATGAAAGAAACTCTATTCCAATCTCTGGATCCTCCCCAGCAGAACCTTTACATCAAGCTGTTTCTCCAGCTGGGGAAAATCTGGAGCCTTGTGCATCTGTTCTGGCAGACATAAGGGTTACCAGCAATCAACCTATCTTACCAGAAGTCAGCAGAGTGCATCCTCAATCCATTTCGGATCCGCGTGCATGTTCTCGGAAAACTCAAACTGTGTTTCCAGTGGTTCAGGGTTCTGCTGAACTTCCCAGTCAAGCTAATTTTGCCTTTATTCAGGGATCTAGCAACATGCCAGTGCGTCCTGCCCATCAGATGGCCACTCAAAatttagcctttcctttccaagCTGACCCTCTTCATATGGAATGGGAAAGAATacataaagaaaaagaacaagtgACAAAGGGCCTTGAGGATATG AAATTGCATTTGAGATCCGAGTGCAAGAAGGAGATAGAGGAGGTTATAGCACCAATTCGTCAGAAATATGAAGTAAAGCTTCTGGAGGCTGAGGCAGCATATgttttgaagaagaaggagcTTGATATGAATCAGCACAAAATTCTCATGAATAAAGCTCTGGCTGATTCCTTCAGATTTACATGCATGGATGCCAACTTTCCTGGGTTTCCAGGTTTACAACAAG TTGCGCCTCCTGGTTATATGCAACATCTACATCAGGTACGGCAGCAGCAGAGTTTAAGATCTTCCCCAATCGGTGCTTCGTCCTCTGCTCGCCAACCTGGGGGAGCCCAGCAGACATCTGTCTCAACGTCGTCAGTTGCTAATCGTTCAGTACATTCAGGGGAGACTACATCAAGATCTGCATCTGTTGCTGTTTCATCTTTATCTAGCCAACCTGCTGCTGTTATTCGTTCAACAACATTTTCTGCGGGAACTGTAACCAGGCCGCCTTTCATTAGCGCAATTACCCCTTCCAGGGGTAATCATCGATTAGGTGGTGAAGTTCGTGCTCCAGCCCCTCATCTTCAGCGTTTCAAGGGACCCGCATCGATCCCTGTTAGCAGTTCATCAATCCTTCCAAATGGCATGCCAGGTCATCCACGACCTGTTTACGTAACTGCATCATCACCTTCACTTCCGCAGCTTGCatctctacaatcaacattacaAAATCAAGTGCAACTACCCATAGTGCAACAAGTACCTGTAAATCTTTCTAATTCTGGGAATATGTCATTGGACCATGGACGTGGAGGACTGCCTGCTATACAGAATCCATCTCTCTCAGCACGGGAATTGCTTCAAGCAATGGAGAATCGATCTCATGCACACAGGCCTAGTTTTATGCCACCTTTACCAGATGTTGGCTGCAACTTTGGTTCATTAGATCTATctgattttcattcaatgggCAGTGTACAGAGAGGTTCTCTCTCTTCAGAGACAGCTACTAAT ACTGTTTCATCCATTGTTTGTGAATCAGAGATTTATGTTCACCTAAGGAGAAAGAACATCTCACAG GTGCCtgtgaggaaaaagaagaaacagaAAGGCATAACGGACAAGATTGTAGCTCTGCAAAAGCTAGTTTCTCCTCATGGCAAT GTTGGCACAGCTTCAGTCCTCCGTGAGACTTATAACTCTATCAAGGCTCTTAAAGATCAGATTCAG GACTTGTGTAACACGGGAAGCAACAGTAGTTCCCTTTTTCGCTCACAG AATAGCAGGGTGGAAGAAATTGATGTACAAAGAAGAGATTTTTGCTTGGTTCCAGTGTCACTTGTGCAGAAACTAACAGACAAAGACGTTTACGACCATGAAAACAGGTCTCTATAA